A window from Myripristis murdjan chromosome 11, fMyrMur1.1, whole genome shotgun sequence encodes these proteins:
- the dazl gene encoding deleted in azoospermia-like isoform X2 codes for MDIQQQRSSFHGSPSPRLANGYILPEGKLTPNTLFVGGIDMKVDENEIRDFFARFGAVKEVKIITYRGGICKGYGFVYFSEDVNVQTIIEQQISFKGRKLKLGPAIMKERSPRSLPPRLVGPAPWMSPTPYIYCACCSPVGGGMAQPPPLLNGGNPYSQPYSYSSFAGVMIPQMPMNYAQNTYAYQYTPPHWTVDQSTRPVNQSFVDCGVQTLLTVL; via the exons ATG gaTATCCAGCAACAAAGGAGCAGCTTTCATGGGTCCCCTTCACCAAGGCTGGCAAATGGTTACATTCTACCTGAGGGCAAACTGACTCCCAACACACTTTTTGTTGGTGGGATTGACATGAAG gtggatgaaaatgaaatccGAGACTTCTTTGCAAGGTTTGGTGCTGTAAAGGAAGTAAAAATCATCACTTACCGAGGGGGAATTTGCAAAGG GTACGGGTTTGTGTACTTCAGTGAAGACGTCAATGTCCAGACAATCATTGAG CAACAGATCAGTTTCAAGGGACGGAAACTCAAGTTGGGCCCTGCCATCATGAAAGAAAGGAGCCCTC GGTCTTTGCCACCTCGCCTGGTTGGTCCGGCTCCCTGGATGAGCCCCACCCCCTACATCTACTGCGCCTGCTGCTCGCCTGTGGGAGGGGGCATGGCACAACCCCCACCCCTGCTCAATGGAGGAAACCCCTACtctcag CCTTACTCCTATTCCAGCTTTGCAGGAGTCATGATCCCGCAGATGCCCATGAACTACGCACAGAATACCTACGcctaccag tacactcctcctcactggaCTGTGGATCAGAGCACACGGCCTGTCAATCAG AGCTTTGTGGACTGTGGAGTCCAGACTTTGCTGACTGTGCTGTAG
- the dazl gene encoding deleted in azoospermia-like isoform X3, whose protein sequence is MGCTSKDIQQQRSSFHGSPSPRLANGYILPEGKLTPNTLFVGGIDMKVDENEIRDFFARFGAVKEVKIITYRGGICKGYGFVYFSEDVNVQTIIEQQISFKGRKLKLGPAIMKERSPRSLPPRLVGPAPWMSPTPYIYCACCSPVGGGMAQPPPLLNGGNPYSQPYSYSSFAGVMIPQMPMNYAQNTYAYQYTPPHWTVDQSTRPVNQGWLQ, encoded by the exons ATGGGTTGCACGTCGAAG gaTATCCAGCAACAAAGGAGCAGCTTTCATGGGTCCCCTTCACCAAGGCTGGCAAATGGTTACATTCTACCTGAGGGCAAACTGACTCCCAACACACTTTTTGTTGGTGGGATTGACATGAAG gtggatgaaaatgaaatccGAGACTTCTTTGCAAGGTTTGGTGCTGTAAAGGAAGTAAAAATCATCACTTACCGAGGGGGAATTTGCAAAGG GTACGGGTTTGTGTACTTCAGTGAAGACGTCAATGTCCAGACAATCATTGAG CAACAGATCAGTTTCAAGGGACGGAAACTCAAGTTGGGCCCTGCCATCATGAAAGAAAGGAGCCCTC GGTCTTTGCCACCTCGCCTGGTTGGTCCGGCTCCCTGGATGAGCCCCACCCCCTACATCTACTGCGCCTGCTGCTCGCCTGTGGGAGGGGGCATGGCACAACCCCCACCCCTGCTCAATGGAGGAAACCCCTACtctcag CCTTACTCCTATTCCAGCTTTGCAGGAGTCATGATCCCGCAGATGCCCATGAACTACGCACAGAATACCTACGcctaccag tacactcctcctcactggaCTGTGGATCAGAGCACACGGCCTGTCAATCAG GGTTGGCTCCAATGA
- the dazl gene encoding deleted in azoospermia-like isoform X1 translates to MGCTSKDIQQQRSSFHGSPSPRLANGYILPEGKLTPNTLFVGGIDMKVDENEIRDFFARFGAVKEVKIITYRGGICKGYGFVYFSEDVNVQTIIEQQISFKGRKLKLGPAIMKERSPRSLPPRLVGPAPWMSPTPYIYCACCSPVGGGMAQPPPLLNGGNPYSQPYSYSSFAGVMIPQMPMNYAQNTYAYQYTPPHWTVDQSTRPVNQSFVDCGVQTLLTVL, encoded by the exons ATGGGTTGCACGTCGAAG gaTATCCAGCAACAAAGGAGCAGCTTTCATGGGTCCCCTTCACCAAGGCTGGCAAATGGTTACATTCTACCTGAGGGCAAACTGACTCCCAACACACTTTTTGTTGGTGGGATTGACATGAAG gtggatgaaaatgaaatccGAGACTTCTTTGCAAGGTTTGGTGCTGTAAAGGAAGTAAAAATCATCACTTACCGAGGGGGAATTTGCAAAGG GTACGGGTTTGTGTACTTCAGTGAAGACGTCAATGTCCAGACAATCATTGAG CAACAGATCAGTTTCAAGGGACGGAAACTCAAGTTGGGCCCTGCCATCATGAAAGAAAGGAGCCCTC GGTCTTTGCCACCTCGCCTGGTTGGTCCGGCTCCCTGGATGAGCCCCACCCCCTACATCTACTGCGCCTGCTGCTCGCCTGTGGGAGGGGGCATGGCACAACCCCCACCCCTGCTCAATGGAGGAAACCCCTACtctcag CCTTACTCCTATTCCAGCTTTGCAGGAGTCATGATCCCGCAGATGCCCATGAACTACGCACAGAATACCTACGcctaccag tacactcctcctcactggaCTGTGGATCAGAGCACACGGCCTGTCAATCAG AGCTTTGTGGACTGTGGAGTCCAGACTTTGCTGACTGTGCTGTAG